In Amycolatopsis methanolica 239, a single genomic region encodes these proteins:
- a CDS encoding sigma-70 family RNA polymerase sigma factor, whose product MTPPLFEPADPVRAYLTGISRAGLLTIEEEVTLAKRIEAGLYAQHLLATTRVLDPQRRADLLTIAEEGREAKNRLLEANLRLVVSIAKRYTGRGMSLLDLIQEGNLGLIRAVEKYDYTPGFKFSTYATWWIRQAISRALADQSRTIRIPVHLAEQVNRVLAARRELAARLGREPGHEDIAAELSLTPFQVIELLSYNEEPISLDQTVGTDGSSVLADLLCHPDRPGVPASYHVLRREIDELLSTLKPREQQVIRLRCGLDDGRQRTLEEVGRELGVTRERIRQIERRTLGKLREESRTARLHAYVS is encoded by the coding sequence GTGACCCCACCGCTCTTCGAGCCGGCCGATCCGGTCCGCGCGTACCTCACCGGCATCAGCCGCGCCGGCCTCCTGACCATCGAGGAGGAGGTCACGCTCGCCAAACGGATCGAGGCCGGGCTCTACGCCCAGCACCTGCTCGCGACCACGCGGGTGCTCGATCCGCAGCGGCGCGCCGACCTGCTCACGATCGCCGAGGAAGGCCGGGAGGCGAAGAACCGGCTGCTGGAGGCGAACCTGCGGCTGGTGGTGAGCATCGCGAAGCGCTACACCGGCCGCGGCATGTCGCTGCTGGACCTCATCCAGGAGGGCAACCTCGGGCTGATCCGCGCCGTGGAGAAGTACGACTACACGCCCGGCTTCAAGTTCTCCACCTACGCGACGTGGTGGATCCGGCAGGCGATCAGCCGCGCGCTGGCCGACCAGTCCCGCACCATCCGCATCCCGGTGCACCTGGCCGAACAGGTCAACCGCGTGCTCGCCGCGCGCCGCGAACTGGCCGCGCGACTGGGCCGGGAGCCGGGCCACGAGGACATCGCCGCCGAGCTGAGCCTGACGCCGTTCCAGGTGATCGAGCTGCTCTCCTACAACGAAGAGCCGATCAGCCTCGACCAGACGGTCGGCACGGACGGCAGCAGCGTGCTCGCGGACCTGTTGTGCCACCCGGACCGGCCCGGCGTGCCCGCGTCCTACCACGTGCTGCGCCGGGAGATCGACGAGCTGCTGTCCACGCTGAAACCACGGGAGCAGCAGGTGATCCGGCTGCGCTGCGGTCTGGACGACGGCCGTCAGCGCACGCTCGAGGAGGTCGGCCGCGAGCTGGGCGTGACGCGCGAGCGGATCCGCCAGATCGAGCGGCGGACGCTGGGCAAGCTGCGGGAGGAATCGCGCACCGCGCGGCTGCATGCCTACGTCTCCTGA
- a CDS encoding type VII secretion protein EccE, which produces MEGAPQVITTGQQPHAAAQFDARGGGSAELRAQARGQAWFRPVRGRGRLGVVSLARLLAFEIVLVVVAAVGVQELWALVAAGVIGLAVIVGMFGRSKGRWWTESLMLWMGFRSRRGTSGEKRDDPRLTALCELAPDLVVEDIDGPGETRLGMGSDEAGWFAVLEVSGGADVATPPVPLAALARTAAEAEQAGVVMQVVTHSVPGREPGTRDRALWVAVRLDARAVAESMIDSPGGRLDVPAVLAEITRRAERVLRRRGLRARMLTADEVVDALARSCDLLPGGGPARVHEAWESWHSTRLTHGCFWIQSWPDPDRGTGLLAALAELPADLVSIALLLEPSFDGTTLRCLVRVAATAQRYPQVCDLVKTLAGRNGARVSRLDGQHGPAVYASAPSGGGAR; this is translated from the coding sequence GTGGAAGGGGCTCCGCAGGTGATCACGACTGGCCAGCAGCCGCACGCAGCCGCGCAGTTCGACGCGCGCGGCGGCGGCTCCGCCGAGCTGCGCGCCCAGGCCAGAGGGCAGGCGTGGTTCCGGCCCGTGCGCGGCCGCGGGCGGCTCGGTGTGGTGAGCCTCGCCCGGCTGCTGGCGTTCGAGATCGTGCTCGTGGTCGTCGCCGCGGTCGGCGTGCAGGAACTGTGGGCGCTGGTCGCCGCGGGCGTGATCGGGCTCGCGGTGATCGTCGGGATGTTCGGCCGCTCGAAGGGCCGCTGGTGGACCGAGAGCCTGATGCTGTGGATGGGTTTCCGGTCGCGCCGCGGCACTTCGGGGGAGAAGCGGGACGACCCGCGGCTGACCGCGCTGTGCGAGCTGGCGCCGGACCTCGTCGTCGAGGACATCGACGGGCCGGGGGAGACCAGGCTCGGCATGGGCAGTGACGAGGCGGGCTGGTTCGCCGTGCTCGAGGTGTCCGGCGGCGCGGACGTGGCGACCCCGCCGGTGCCGCTGGCCGCGCTGGCCCGCACCGCCGCCGAGGCCGAGCAGGCCGGCGTGGTGATGCAGGTCGTCACGCACTCCGTGCCCGGCCGCGAGCCCGGGACGCGTGACCGTGCCCTGTGGGTCGCGGTGCGCCTGGACGCGCGGGCCGTCGCCGAGTCGATGATCGATTCGCCGGGCGGGCGCCTAGACGTGCCCGCCGTGCTGGCCGAGATCACCCGCCGTGCCGAGCGCGTGCTGCGCCGGCGCGGGCTGCGGGCGCGGATGCTGACCGCGGACGAGGTCGTCGACGCGCTCGCCCGCTCCTGCGACCTGCTGCCCGGCGGTGGCCCGGCGCGGGTGCACGAGGCCTGGGAGTCGTGGCACTCCACGCGCCTGACCCACGGGTGCTTCTGGATCCAGTCCTGGCCGGACCCCGACCGCGGCACCGGGCTGCTCGCCGCGCTGGCCGAGCTGCCCGCGGATCTGGTCAGCATCGCGCTGCTGCTGGAGCCGTCGTTCGACGGGACCACGCTGCGCTGCCTGGTCCGGGTCGCCGCGACGGCGCAGCGGTATCCGCAGGTGTGCGACCTGGTGAAGACGCTGGCCGGGCGCAACGGCGCCCGGGTGTCGCGTTTGGACGGTCAGCACGGCCCGGCCGTGTATGCTTCGGCACCGAGCGGGGGAGGTGCACGATGA
- a CDS encoding type VII secretion protein EccC: MGTIIVKRPLRRPAPDLPSGDVVLDPPPENPPPAGKSWSRVLMILPMLAGTGGMALLIGAGRSGPLMYVAGGLYGVAVLGMILFQIISQGGQGASKQEMIANRRRYMRRLSQLRAQVRDTIDQQRKAMFYRHPDPSRLWSTAQSARVWERRPGDWDFTVIRIGLGSQELATPLVPPETKPIDELEPLCAMALRKFVTTYSTVPDLPVAVALRGFSRIYLTGDDDRKRAMARALVAQLGTFHAPGDVLTAFCVRERELWDWAKWLPHALHPTKTDAVGQIRLVAPSVTALEAMLDDVLANRPRFNPGTQPIEGSTHVVVFVDGGDTGGSEHLMIEGGVEGVTVIDLSGEPPRLLDSATLVLDVSPEGNLTSRTMDGAGNIGTADGLDVEEMRGLVRTLAPLRLSALTASEQPLSGSLELTDLLGLGDPYEFDLAKSWEARSNRDRLRVPIGITADGRPMELDLKESAQDGMGPHGLLVGATGSGKSELLRTLVLALAVTHDSEILNFVLVDFKGGATFTKLDRLPHTSAVITNLADELHLVDRMLDAIGGELVRRQELLRKAGNYGSQRDYEKARTAGAPLDPLPALLIVVDEFSELLTARPDFIDMFVQIGRVGRSLGVHLLLASQRLEEGRLRGLDSHLSYRIALRTFSAMESRVVLGTPDAFQLPRSPGNGFLKTGVDELTRFKAAYVSGVHRRGTIQRTDDEGRQIDPVQDYSTAYLRPRLAEKPLEQPKPSEADDLGETLMDVLVERLEGQGVPAHQVWLPPLQEPPTMDQLLAPLVTDPERGLTTGIREHRGALRTAAGIIDRPADQRRDVCWLDLSGAGGNVAIVGGPHSGKSTAVRAVMASLALTHTPAEVQFFCLDFGGGGLAALRDLAHVGGVATRREIDRVRRSVAEARTLIAEREQRFAEHGIDSMTTYRKLLREGRFPEDRFGDLFLVVDGWGTLRAEFEDLEADVAEVVNRGLAFGVHVVAAANRWMDMRMNLRDMFGSKLELRLGDPVDSVIGRRQAAGVPEQTPGRGLAPDGMHFLSAVPRVDGKETADELAEGIAHLVTSVNSAWPGEPAPRVRLLPPMLPYTALPAPDEHGIPIGISEADLQPVSLDFAAEPHLVLFGDVESGKSTFLRALATSLMARYTPDQAQIALIDFRRSLLGLIPDEYLIGYATSSGTVQEMVRLTVDAMVKRLPGGDITPEQLRSRSWWSGPELFILVDDYDLVAPNPHDNPLAPLLEYMTQGRDIGLHLVVTRRSGGAARAMFDPVIARIRDLASPGILMSGNREEGPLLGNIRPQKLPAGRGWLITRSGGARLVQLAELPPQA; encoded by the coding sequence TTGGGAACGATCATAGTCAAGCGGCCACTCCGGCGGCCCGCGCCTGACCTGCCATCAGGCGACGTGGTGCTCGACCCGCCACCGGAGAACCCGCCGCCCGCGGGCAAGAGCTGGTCGCGGGTGCTGATGATCCTGCCCATGCTCGCCGGCACCGGCGGTATGGCCCTGCTGATCGGCGCGGGGCGGTCCGGTCCGCTGATGTACGTCGCCGGTGGTCTCTACGGCGTCGCGGTGCTCGGCATGATCCTGTTCCAGATCATCAGCCAGGGCGGGCAGGGCGCGAGCAAGCAGGAGATGATCGCCAACCGCCGCCGGTACATGCGACGGCTCTCGCAACTGCGCGCGCAGGTGCGGGACACGATCGACCAGCAACGCAAGGCGATGTTCTACCGCCACCCGGACCCGTCGCGGCTGTGGTCGACGGCGCAGAGCGCGCGCGTGTGGGAACGCCGTCCCGGCGACTGGGACTTCACCGTCATCCGGATCGGTCTCGGCTCGCAGGAGCTGGCCACGCCGCTGGTGCCGCCGGAGACCAAACCGATCGACGAGCTGGAACCGCTGTGCGCGATGGCGCTGCGGAAGTTCGTCACCACCTATTCGACGGTGCCGGACCTGCCGGTCGCGGTCGCGCTGCGCGGGTTCTCGCGCATCTACCTGACCGGCGACGACGACCGCAAACGCGCGATGGCCCGCGCGCTGGTCGCGCAGCTGGGCACCTTCCACGCCCCCGGCGACGTGCTGACCGCGTTCTGCGTGCGCGAGCGGGAGCTGTGGGACTGGGCCAAGTGGCTGCCGCACGCGCTGCACCCGACCAAGACCGACGCGGTCGGCCAGATCCGGCTCGTCGCGCCGAGCGTCACCGCGCTGGAGGCCATGCTCGACGACGTGCTCGCCAATCGGCCGCGCTTCAACCCGGGCACGCAGCCGATCGAGGGCTCCACTCACGTGGTGGTGTTCGTCGACGGCGGCGACACCGGCGGGTCCGAGCACCTGATGATCGAGGGTGGCGTCGAGGGTGTCACGGTCATCGACCTCTCCGGTGAGCCGCCGCGCTTGCTCGACTCGGCCACGCTGGTCCTCGACGTCTCGCCCGAAGGCAACCTCACCAGCCGCACCATGGACGGCGCGGGCAACATCGGCACCGCCGACGGCCTGGACGTCGAGGAGATGCGCGGTCTCGTGCGCACCCTCGCGCCGCTGCGGTTGTCCGCGCTGACCGCGAGCGAGCAGCCGCTGTCCGGTTCGCTGGAGCTGACCGACCTGCTCGGGCTGGGCGACCCGTACGAGTTCGACCTCGCGAAGAGCTGGGAGGCGCGGTCCAACCGGGACCGGCTGCGCGTCCCGATCGGGATCACCGCCGACGGCCGCCCGATGGAGCTGGACCTCAAGGAGTCCGCGCAGGACGGCATGGGCCCGCACGGCCTGCTCGTCGGCGCCACCGGCTCGGGCAAGTCGGAGCTGTTGCGGACGCTGGTGCTGGCGCTGGCCGTCACGCACGACTCGGAGATCCTCAACTTCGTGCTGGTGGACTTCAAGGGTGGCGCCACCTTCACCAAGCTGGACCGGCTGCCGCACACCAGCGCGGTGATCACCAACCTGGCCGACGAGCTGCATTTGGTGGACCGCATGCTCGACGCGATCGGCGGCGAGCTGGTGCGCAGGCAGGAGCTGCTGCGCAAGGCGGGCAACTACGGTTCGCAGCGCGACTACGAGAAGGCCCGCACCGCCGGCGCCCCGCTCGACCCGCTGCCCGCGCTGCTGATCGTGGTCGACGAGTTCTCCGAGTTGCTGACCGCGCGGCCGGACTTCATCGACATGTTCGTCCAGATCGGACGCGTCGGCCGTTCGCTCGGCGTTCACCTGCTCCTCGCTTCGCAGCGACTGGAGGAGGGGAGGCTGCGCGGGCTGGACTCGCACCTGTCCTACCGCATCGCGCTGCGGACGTTCTCCGCGATGGAGAGCCGGGTCGTGCTCGGCACGCCGGACGCGTTCCAGCTGCCCCGCTCCCCCGGCAACGGCTTCCTCAAGACCGGTGTCGACGAGCTGACCCGGTTCAAGGCCGCGTACGTGTCGGGCGTGCACCGGCGCGGCACGATCCAGCGCACCGACGACGAGGGCCGCCAGATCGACCCGGTCCAGGACTACTCGACGGCCTACCTGCGCCCGCGGCTGGCGGAGAAGCCGCTGGAGCAGCCGAAGCCGTCCGAGGCCGACGACCTCGGCGAGACGCTGATGGACGTGCTGGTCGAGCGCCTGGAAGGCCAGGGCGTGCCGGCGCACCAGGTGTGGCTGCCGCCGCTGCAGGAACCGCCCACGATGGACCAGCTGCTCGCCCCACTGGTCACCGACCCGGAACGCGGGCTGACCACCGGGATCCGGGAGCACCGCGGGGCGCTGCGCACCGCCGCCGGCATCATCGACCGCCCCGCCGACCAGCGCCGCGACGTGTGCTGGCTGGACCTGTCCGGCGCGGGCGGCAACGTCGCGATCGTCGGTGGCCCGCACAGCGGTAAGAGCACTGCCGTCCGCGCGGTGATGGCGAGCCTCGCGCTCACCCACACCCCGGCCGAGGTGCAGTTCTTCTGCCTCGACTTCGGCGGTGGCGGTCTCGCCGCGCTGCGGGACCTCGCGCACGTCGGCGGGGTCGCGACCCGGCGGGAAATCGACCGGGTGCGCCGCAGCGTGGCCGAGGCGCGCACGCTGATCGCCGAGCGCGAGCAGCGCTTCGCCGAGCACGGCATCGACAGCATGACGACCTACCGCAAGCTGCTGCGCGAGGGCCGCTTCCCGGAGGACCGCTTCGGCGACCTGTTCCTGGTCGTGGACGGCTGGGGCACGCTGCGGGCCGAGTTCGAGGACCTCGAGGCCGACGTCGCCGAGGTGGTCAACCGCGGGCTGGCCTTCGGCGTGCATGTGGTGGCCGCGGCCAACCGCTGGATGGACATGCGCATGAACCTGCGCGACATGTTCGGCAGCAAGCTCGAACTGCGCCTGGGCGATCCGGTGGACTCGGTGATCGGCCGGCGCCAGGCGGCCGGTGTCCCGGAACAGACCCCTGGCCGCGGTCTCGCACCGGACGGGATGCACTTCCTGTCGGCGGTCCCGCGGGTGGACGGCAAGGAGACCGCGGACGAGCTGGCCGAGGGCATCGCGCACCTGGTGACGTCGGTCAACAGCGCCTGGCCCGGCGAGCCCGCGCCGCGGGTCCGGCTGCTGCCGCCGATGCTGCCCTACACCGCGCTGCCCGCCCCGGACGAGCACGGCATCCCGATCGGCATCTCGGAGGCCGACCTGCAGCCGGTCAGCCTGGACTTCGCGGCCGAACCACACCTGGTGCTGTTCGGTGACGTCGAGTCCGGCAAGAGCACCTTCCTGCGCGCGCTGGCCACCAGCCTGATGGCGCGGTACACGCCCGACCAGGCGCAGATCGCCCTGATCGACTTCCGGCGCAGCCTGCTCGGCCTGATCCCGGACGAGTACTTGATCGGTTATGCGACCTCCAGCGGAACCGTTCAGGAAATGGTGCGTCTGACCGTTGACGCCATGGTCAAGCGACTGCCGGGAGGTGACATCACCCCGGAGCAACTCCGCTCGCGCAGCTGGTGGAGCGGCCCCGAACTGTTCATCCTGGTCGACGACTACGACCTGGTCGCGCCGAACCCGCACGACAACCCGCTCGCGCCGCTGCTGGAATACATGACGCAGGGCCGCGACATCGGCCTGCACCTGGTGGTGACGCGCCGCAGCGGTGGTGCCGCGCGGGCGATGTTCGACCCGGTCATCGCCCGGATCCGGGACCTCGCCTCGCCGGGGATCCTGATGTCGGGCAACCGCGAGGAGGGTCCGCTGCTGGGCAACATCCGGCCGCAGAAGCTGCCCGCGGGCCGCGGCTGGCTGATCACCCGCAGCGGGGGCGCCCGCCTGGTGCAGCTCGCCGAGCTGCCACCGCAGGCTTGA
- the eccD gene encoding type VII secretion integral membrane protein EccD, with the protein MTSAMGTTLAKVSITTPKRGIDVALPENVPVAELLPYILRHAGEDAPDTGEQHGGWSLRRPTGELLEGRQTLAAQQVRDGEILHLVPGPVDWPEIEYDDLVEAIASGARRYGRSWGRAATRRAGLVVAAVLLSGGSLVSLLFEPPWLDAGLIMLSAAVVLTALGIVVARAVPDAYAGAVFAGSALPYAFLGGYLPTAADHQGLFGFGSSQVLLGTIALLVFGIVGYLGVGAMSRVFVAAISTGFLGALGALFAGWMDPDAAGALVLTIAIGLLPGYPWLSLRLGRVPLPALPQRSADLLKDEPHPATPAVFDAAARADELLTGFLTGAALISALASIFLAAHGGGSRLIMLILACAALLLRARLFPVPRQRIPLLVAGLWVFALLADWCFGTASGNGGIGLFLLALVVIALLVAAAGLVYSRKNPSPWFGRIADIVDVMAIVALIPFAGFITGFFAYVQGLMASIG; encoded by the coding sequence ATGACGTCGGCGATGGGCACGACCCTCGCGAAGGTGAGCATCACGACCCCGAAACGCGGGATCGACGTCGCGCTCCCGGAGAACGTGCCGGTCGCGGAACTGCTGCCCTACATCCTGCGGCACGCGGGCGAGGACGCGCCGGACACCGGCGAGCAGCACGGCGGCTGGTCGCTGCGGCGCCCCACCGGCGAACTGCTCGAAGGCAGGCAGACGCTCGCCGCGCAGCAGGTGCGCGACGGCGAGATCCTGCACCTCGTCCCCGGCCCGGTCGACTGGCCCGAGATCGAGTACGACGACCTGGTCGAGGCCATCGCCAGCGGCGCCCGGCGGTACGGCCGCAGCTGGGGCCGCGCGGCCACCCGGCGCGCGGGGCTGGTCGTCGCCGCGGTGCTGTTGAGCGGCGGCAGTCTGGTCTCGCTGTTGTTCGAACCACCGTGGCTCGACGCCGGGCTGATCATGCTGTCCGCCGCGGTGGTCCTGACCGCGCTGGGCATCGTTGTCGCGCGCGCGGTGCCGGACGCGTACGCGGGGGCGGTGTTCGCCGGATCGGCCCTGCCCTACGCGTTCCTCGGCGGGTACCTGCCGACCGCGGCCGACCACCAGGGGCTCTTCGGGTTCGGCTCGTCGCAGGTGCTGCTCGGCACGATCGCGCTGCTGGTGTTCGGCATCGTCGGCTACCTCGGCGTCGGCGCGATGAGCAGGGTGTTCGTCGCCGCGATCAGCACCGGGTTCCTCGGCGCGCTCGGGGCCCTCTTCGCCGGCTGGATGGACCCGGACGCGGCGGGCGCACTGGTCCTGACCATCGCGATCGGCCTGCTTCCCGGCTACCCGTGGCTGTCGCTGCGGCTGGGCCGGGTCCCGCTGCCCGCGCTGCCGCAGCGCTCCGCCGACCTGCTCAAGGACGAACCGCACCCGGCCACCCCGGCCGTGTTCGACGCGGCCGCGCGCGCCGACGAACTCCTCACCGGTTTCCTCACCGGCGCCGCGCTGATCAGCGCTTTGGCATCGATCTTCCTCGCCGCGCACGGCGGCGGCTCGCGGCTGATCATGCTGATCCTGGCGTGCGCGGCGCTGCTGCTGCGGGCCCGGCTGTTCCCGGTGCCGCGCCAGCGGATCCCGCTGCTGGTCGCTGGGCTGTGGGTGTTCGCGCTGCTGGCCGACTGGTGCTTCGGCACCGCGTCCGGCAACGGCGGGATCGGGCTGTTCCTGCTGGCGCTGGTGGTGATCGCGCTGCTGGTCGCGGCGGCCGGGCTGGTCTACAGCCGCAAGAACCCGTCACCGTGGTTCGGCCGCATCGCGGACATCGTGGACGTTATGGCTATCGTGGCCCTGATCCCGTTCGCGGGGTTCATCACCGGATTCTTCGCATACGTCCAGGGCCTGATGGCCTCGATCGGCTGA
- the eccB gene encoding type VII secretion protein EccB: MPTRRDQLQAYQFMMQRVTSALIVHETDPELTPLRRGVGAVFAGVMITVLVAAGFGVYGVFTGVGGTSWKADGAVVIERETGATFVYQSGELRPTLNYASARLLTSADKAGPYRVAGKDLAGLPRKPAVGIPGAPASLPPANRATATPWTMCSVLGQNLAGAPLTTTTLMVGQSMPGGAPLGQRAILARDSTDGTVYLVWNNHRYRITDAAVIRSVFGAQASPVEAGTAWLNGLPVGQDLGRIDVPGQGAPSSVLSGFQVGDVVYYPLSRGVQYYLVRQDGLAPLTELQVRIISGQYSVQPKEIPAAAANAAPTSNALVPAEGEAAPPSLPPELATVPDEGRAALCAETHDARTDPVISIGGDPNAMAAAITTSVESGTGTKLADRVLVPPGSVAVVRVLPSATATTGAYTLVTDTGLRYPVPSEGVLGQLGYAASSAVDMPAALVQRIPEGPTLNPSAAMVSAVP; the protein is encoded by the coding sequence GTGCCCACTCGTCGCGACCAGCTGCAGGCCTACCAGTTCATGATGCAGCGGGTCACCTCCGCGCTCATCGTGCACGAGACCGATCCGGAGCTGACCCCGTTGCGGCGCGGTGTGGGCGCGGTGTTCGCCGGGGTGATGATCACGGTGCTGGTCGCCGCGGGCTTTGGCGTTTACGGGGTGTTCACCGGAGTCGGTGGCACGTCCTGGAAAGCCGACGGCGCGGTGGTGATCGAACGCGAGACGGGCGCGACGTTCGTGTACCAGTCCGGGGAACTGCGGCCGACCCTGAACTACGCCTCCGCGCGGCTGCTGACCAGCGCGGACAAGGCCGGGCCGTATCGCGTGGCCGGCAAGGACCTCGCCGGGCTGCCGCGCAAGCCCGCCGTGGGCATCCCCGGCGCGCCTGCTTCGCTGCCGCCCGCGAACCGCGCGACCGCGACGCCGTGGACGATGTGCTCGGTGCTGGGGCAGAACCTGGCCGGCGCCCCGCTGACCACGACCACGCTGATGGTCGGGCAGTCGATGCCGGGTGGCGCGCCGCTCGGGCAGCGCGCGATCCTGGCCCGCGACTCCACTGACGGCACCGTCTACCTGGTGTGGAACAACCACCGCTACCGGATCACCGACGCCGCCGTGATCCGCTCGGTGTTCGGCGCTCAGGCCAGCCCCGTCGAAGCGGGCACCGCCTGGCTGAACGGGCTTCCGGTGGGGCAGGACCTCGGCCGCATCGACGTGCCCGGCCAGGGCGCACCGTCCTCTGTGCTCAGTGGTTTCCAGGTCGGCGACGTGGTCTACTACCCGCTGTCCCGCGGCGTGCAGTACTACCTGGTCCGGCAGGACGGGCTGGCCCCGCTGACGGAGCTGCAGGTGCGGATCATCTCCGGCCAGTACTCCGTGCAGCCCAAGGAGATCCCCGCCGCGGCCGCGAACGCCGCGCCGACCAGCAACGCGCTGGTGCCTGCCGAGGGCGAGGCGGCTCCGCCCTCGCTGCCGCCGGAGCTGGCCACCGTTCCCGACGAGGGCCGCGCGGCCCTGTGCGCGGAGACGCACGACGCCCGCACCGACCCGGTGATCTCGATCGGCGGTGACCCGAACGCCATGGCCGCGGCCATCACGACCAGCGTGGAGAGCGGCACCGGCACGAAGCTGGCCGACCGCGTGCTGGTCCCGCCGGGCAGCGTCGCCGTCGTGCGGGTGCTGCCGTCGGCCACGGCGACCACGGGGGCGTACACGCTGGTCACCGACACCGGCCTGCGCTACCCGGTGCCGTCCGAGGGCGTGCTCGGTCAGCTGGGGTACGCCGCCTCGTCGGCGGTCGACATGCCGGCCGCGCTGGTGCAGCGCATCCCGGAGGGCCCGACGCTGAACCCGTCGGCGGCGATGGTGTCGGCCGTCCCGTAG
- a CDS encoding WXG100 family type VII secretion target — protein sequence MVIRYDDMVGQTGSTNVTKSTDLADLFNDFMAQAKGILGTDWEGQASTAFEQAHAEWNQKLLSYSDTHNQVGQTVMRTAEEAFAKDQQARGFFV from the coding sequence ATGGTTATTCGCTATGACGACATGGTGGGCCAGACCGGGTCGACGAACGTCACCAAGTCGACCGACCTGGCGGACCTGTTCAACGACTTCATGGCCCAGGCCAAGGGAATCCTCGGCACCGACTGGGAAGGCCAGGCCTCGACCGCCTTCGAGCAGGCGCACGCCGAGTGGAACCAGAAGCTGCTGAGCTACTCGGACACGCACAACCAGGTGGGCCAGACGGTGATGCGCACCGCCGAGGAGGCGTTCGCGAAGGACCAGCAGGCGAGGGGCTTCTTCGTCTGA
- a CDS encoding S8 family serine peptidase, with protein sequence MNAKRLRTALVTAAAGLAAVTVAPPAAQAQQNCVVSGSLVVPVPWSQQLLAPDRVWPLSTGAGQRVAVVSTGAADNPQLTGRLAERAAFAPPDTGQSSGSPDCLGTGTGVSGIIAALPTTVVGFHGMAPGAQILSAKVVGDQYPSGREPRQSVAPQNLAAGINWAVDREATVIAVPTITYEDNPALRAAVQRALSRDIVVVAAVGERQTNEPGGLIPYPAAYDGVVGVGSLAENGLVADDSRAQAVDLVAPGANVVTTYPNSGLGAVAGTEYATAYVAGTVALVRSYRPQLSNQDIAKRLYATATPAPEGTGSASYGYGVVNPYQAVSDDVVAGNPVALPPLTPVTVDPEVAARQAAENRSDEWALGLAAGGFALVVLVTAIVVFGPLGRRRRWRNGLAPVPQDRPDDERPEPPVELFSDRPKRS encoded by the coding sequence GTGAACGCGAAGCGCCTCCGCACGGCACTGGTCACCGCGGCCGCCGGCCTCGCCGCCGTCACGGTGGCGCCGCCGGCCGCACAGGCCCAGCAGAACTGTGTCGTATCCGGGAGCCTCGTGGTTCCCGTTCCGTGGTCCCAGCAGCTCCTGGCACCCGATCGGGTGTGGCCGCTGAGCACCGGCGCGGGCCAGCGCGTCGCCGTGGTCAGCACCGGCGCCGCGGACAACCCGCAGCTCACCGGCCGTCTGGCCGAACGGGCGGCGTTCGCGCCCCCGGACACCGGCCAGTCCAGCGGCAGCCCGGACTGCCTCGGCACCGGCACCGGCGTGAGCGGCATCATCGCCGCGTTGCCGACCACCGTGGTGGGGTTCCACGGCATGGCACCCGGTGCGCAGATCCTGTCGGCGAAGGTCGTGGGCGACCAGTACCCGTCGGGCCGCGAACCGCGGCAGAGCGTGGCGCCGCAGAACCTGGCCGCGGGCATCAACTGGGCCGTCGACCGCGAGGCGACCGTGATCGCCGTCCCCACGATCACCTACGAGGACAACCCGGCCCTGCGCGCCGCCGTGCAGCGGGCGCTGTCCCGCGACATCGTCGTGGTGGCCGCGGTCGGCGAACGCCAGACGAACGAGCCCGGCGGCCTGATCCCCTACCCCGCGGCCTACGACGGTGTCGTGGGCGTGGGCTCGCTCGCCGAGAACGGGCTGGTGGCCGACGATTCCCGGGCGCAGGCGGTCGACCTGGTGGCCCCGGGTGCCAACGTTGTCACGACGTACCCGAACAGCGGCCTCGGCGCCGTGGCCGGCACCGAGTACGCCACCGCCTACGTCGCGGGCACCGTCGCCCTGGTCCGCTCCTACCGGCCGCAGCTGTCCAATCAGGACATCGCGAAACGGCTGTACGCCACCGCGACCCCGGCGCCGGAGGGCACCGGCAGCGCGTCCTACGGCTACGGCGTGGTCAACCCGTACCAGGCGGTGTCCGACGACGTCGTGGCGGGCAACCCGGTGGCGCTGCCCCCGCTCACCCCGGTCACCGTCGATCCGGAGGTCGCGGCGCGGCAGGCCGCCGAGAACCGCAGTGACGAATGGGCCCTCGGCCTGGCCGCGGGCGGCTTCGCCCTCGTGGTGCTGGTGACCGCGATCGTCGTGTTCGGACCGCTCGGCCGGCGGCGTCGCTGGCGCAACGGCCTCGCCCCCGTTCCCCAGGACCGGCCGGACGACGAGCGTCCCGAGCCGCCGGTGGAACTGTTCAGCGACCGCCCCAAGCGGTCCTGA